One window of Microbacterium sp. 1S1 genomic DNA carries:
- the rplL gene encoding 50S ribosomal protein L7/L12 codes for MAKLSTEELLEQFAGLTLIELNEFVKAFEEKFEVTAAAPVAVAGAAGGAGEAAAEEEKDSFDVILEAAGDKKIQVIKAVRELTSLGLGEAKAVVDGAPKAVLEGANKETAEKAKAALEEAGATVTLK; via the coding sequence ATGGCGAAGCTTTCCACCGAGGAGCTGCTCGAGCAGTTCGCCGGCCTGACCCTCATCGAGCTCAACGAGTTCGTGAAGGCGTTCGAGGAGAAGTTCGAGGTCACCGCTGCTGCCCCCGTCGCCGTCGCCGGTGCCGCTGGCGGCGCAGGCGAGGCCGCGGCCGAGGAGGAGAAGGACTCCTTCGACGTCATCCTCGAGGCTGCTGGCGACAAGAAGATCCAGGTCATCAAGGCTGTCCGCGAGCTCACCTCGCTCGGCCTCGGCGAGGCCAAGGCCGTCGTCGACGGTGCTCCGAAGGCCGTCCTCGAGGGCGCCAACAAGGAGACGGCCGAGAAGGCCAAGGCTGCTCTGGAAGAGGCCGGCGCGACCGTCACCCTCAAGTAA